One Paraburkholderia sp. HP33-1 genomic region harbors:
- a CDS encoding porin, producing MNKKILTAATFAAFATAAHAQSSVTLYGLIDAGISYVNNSKTSTGHASLTKYDDGVAQGSRWGLRGTEDLGNGLKALFLLENGFSSANGAAGQGGAMFGRQAYVGLSQNNIGSLTFGRQYSFSTDYLGSNYSTGGLTVAGNYAYHINDVDQLTSSRINNSVKYSSANFSGLTFGAMYGFSNTAGGFAGTPGTGTAAAPVAGSSRAYSFGANYANGPFGLGVAYTDIRYPGQATPAFSTSLANVTFPTIGTGQIQDLRTVGVGGRYAFGPALLWALYTNTRLAPISGGSTTFAAYEAGAKYAFTPAITAGAGYTYMNLSGANVGHWNQVNLSGDYALSKRTDVYVLGIYQIASGRNGTQDLQAQIGSSTSYFSTSGVGADNQLAFRVGLRHKF from the coding sequence TTGAACAAAAAAATCCTGACCGCCGCTACGTTTGCCGCCTTCGCCACCGCCGCTCACGCACAAAGCAGCGTCACGCTGTACGGCCTGATCGACGCCGGTATCAGCTACGTGAACAACTCGAAAACGTCCACCGGCCACGCCAGCCTGACCAAGTACGACGACGGCGTTGCGCAAGGCAGCCGTTGGGGTCTGCGCGGCACGGAAGACCTCGGTAACGGCCTGAAAGCGCTGTTCCTGTTGGAAAACGGCTTCAGCAGCGCGAACGGCGCCGCCGGCCAGGGCGGCGCGATGTTCGGCCGCCAGGCGTACGTTGGTCTGTCGCAGAACAACATCGGCTCGCTGACGTTCGGCCGCCAGTACTCGTTCTCGACCGACTACCTCGGCTCCAACTACTCGACCGGCGGCCTGACCGTCGCGGGTAACTACGCCTACCACATCAACGACGTCGACCAGCTCACGTCGAGCCGTATCAACAACTCGGTCAAGTACAGCAGCGCGAACTTCTCCGGCCTGACCTTCGGCGCGATGTACGGCTTCTCGAACACGGCGGGCGGCTTTGCCGGCACGCCGGGTACGGGCACGGCGGCTGCCCCGGTTGCGGGTTCGTCGCGCGCTTACAGCTTCGGCGCGAACTACGCGAACGGTCCGTTCGGCCTCGGCGTGGCGTACACGGACATCCGTTACCCGGGCCAGGCAACGCCGGCCTTCTCGACGTCGCTGGCTAACGTGACCTTCCCGACGATTGGCACCGGCCAGATCCAGGATCTGCGCACGGTCGGCGTCGGCGGCCGTTACGCGTTTGGTCCGGCATTGCTGTGGGCCCTGTACACGAACACGCGCCTCGCACCGATCTCGGGTGGGTCGACGACGTTCGCTGCGTACGAAGCAGGCGCGAAGTACGCGTTCACGCCGGCTATCACGGCAGGCGCGGGCTACACGTACATGAACCTGAGCGGCGCGAACGTCGGCCACTGGAACCAGGTGAACCTGAGCGGCGACTACGCGCTGTCGAAGCGCACGGACGTGTACGTGCTGGGCATCTACCAGATCGCGTCGGGCCGCAACGGCACGCAGGATCTGCAGGCACAGATCGGTTCGAGCACGAGCTACTTCAGCACGTCGGGCGTCGGTGCCGACAACCAGCTCGCGTTCCGTGTCGGTCTGCGTCACAAGTTCTAA
- a CDS encoding BON domain-containing protein, translated as MKSIQARALAIATLILAAFGNAWSQPGQTGSAPSGIPGASATETGEATPVNARKANRALRRQVYAAIGKHKEISAGNISVIAKGGAVTLNGTVTDASQVNQVAEIAKGVPGVTSVTNKLTVQKPFGGM; from the coding sequence ATGAAAAGTATTCAGGCACGCGCGTTGGCGATTGCCACATTGATTCTGGCCGCGTTCGGCAACGCATGGTCGCAGCCGGGCCAGACCGGCAGTGCACCTTCCGGTATACCGGGCGCATCCGCGACGGAAACTGGCGAGGCCACTCCCGTCAACGCAAGGAAAGCCAATCGCGCGCTGCGCCGGCAGGTGTATGCCGCCATCGGCAAGCACAAGGAGATCAGCGCCGGCAATATCAGCGTGATCGCAAAAGGCGGCGCGGTGACGCTGAATGGCACGGTCACGGACGCGTCGCAGGTCAATCAGGTTGCGGAGATCGCGAAGGGTGTTCCGGGGGTGACTTCCGTGACCAACAAGCTGACCGTGCAAAAGCCGTTTGGCGGGATGTAA
- a CDS encoding RBBP9/YdeN family alpha/beta hydrolase translates to MNYELKPTILMVPGLRDHVPEHWQTLLEQRLPRALSVPPLEHDKLSCAARVAALDAALARINGPVILVAHSAGVMITVHWAAQHKREIHAALLAAPADLETPLPPGYPERETLEQNGWLPIPRKRLPFPSIVCASRNDPLARFERVQDMAQDWGSRFVDLGEVGHLNPAAGFGEWPMAETLINRLVLM, encoded by the coding sequence ATGAATTACGAACTGAAACCGACCATTCTGATGGTCCCGGGTCTGCGCGACCATGTCCCGGAGCATTGGCAAACCTTGCTGGAGCAAAGGCTGCCGAGGGCACTCTCGGTGCCGCCGCTCGAGCACGACAAGCTCAGTTGCGCGGCGCGGGTTGCGGCGCTCGATGCCGCCCTCGCGAGGATCAACGGCCCGGTCATTCTGGTCGCGCATAGCGCGGGCGTAATGATCACCGTGCATTGGGCGGCGCAGCACAAGCGCGAGATTCACGCAGCGCTGCTCGCGGCGCCCGCGGACCTCGAAACGCCGCTGCCGCCGGGCTATCCGGAGCGCGAGACGCTCGAGCAGAACGGCTGGCTGCCGATTCCGCGCAAGCGTCTGCCGTTCCCGAGCATCGTCTGCGCGAGCCGCAACGATCCGCTTGCACGGTTCGAGCGTGTGCAGGACATGGCTCAGGATTGGGGCAGCCGCTTCGTCGATCTCGGCGAAGTGGGGCACCTCAACCCCGCTGCGGGCTTCGGCGAATGGCCGATGGCCGAGACGTTGATCAACCGGCTGGTACTGATGTGA
- a CDS encoding IlvD/Edd family dehydratase: protein MSEKKRKLRSAEWFGTADKNGFMYRSWMKNQGIPDHEFDGRPVIGICNTWSELTPCNAHFRKLAEHVKRGIYEAGGFPVEFPVFSNGESNLRPTAMLTRNLAAMDVEEAIRGNPIDAVVLLTGCDKTTPALLMGAASCDVPAIVVTGGPMLNGKLDGKNIGSGTAVWQLHESLKAGEIDLHQFLSAEAGMSRSAGTCNTMGTASTMACMAEALGTSLPHNAAIPAVDSRRYVLAHMSGMRIVQMALEDLKLSKILTREAFLNAIRVNAAIGGSTNAVIHLKAIAGRIGIDLELDDWVRIGRDTPTIVDLMPSGRFLMEEFYYAGGLPAVLRRLGEADLLPYPGALTVNGKSLWDNVKDAPNTNDEVIRPLDRPLVADGGIRVLRGNLAPRGAVLKPSAATPELLKHRGRAVVFENLEHYKARIVDETLDVDANSVLVMKNCGPKGYPGMAEVGNMGLPPKLLKQGVKDMVRISDARMSGTAYGTVVLHVTPEAAAGGPLAAVQDGDWIELDCDAGTLHLDISDAELARRLAQHVPPQPPEGGGYRRLYIDHVLQADEGCDLDFLVGCRGSAVPRHSH from the coding sequence ATGTCGGAAAAAAAGCGGAAATTGCGCTCGGCCGAATGGTTCGGCACAGCTGATAAGAACGGCTTCATGTATCGAAGCTGGATGAAAAATCAGGGCATTCCCGATCACGAGTTCGACGGGCGTCCCGTGATCGGCATCTGCAACACGTGGTCCGAGCTGACGCCGTGCAACGCGCACTTTCGCAAGCTCGCCGAGCACGTGAAGCGGGGCATCTACGAAGCGGGCGGCTTCCCGGTCGAGTTCCCGGTGTTTTCGAACGGTGAATCGAATCTGCGTCCGACCGCGATGCTCACGCGCAATCTCGCGGCGATGGACGTCGAGGAGGCGATCCGCGGCAATCCGATCGACGCGGTCGTGTTGCTGACCGGCTGCGACAAGACGACCCCCGCGCTGCTGATGGGCGCGGCGAGCTGCGACGTGCCGGCGATCGTCGTGACCGGCGGGCCGATGCTGAACGGCAAGCTCGACGGCAAAAACATCGGCTCGGGCACCGCGGTGTGGCAGCTCCACGAGTCGCTGAAGGCCGGCGAGATCGATCTGCATCAGTTTCTGTCGGCCGAGGCGGGCATGTCGCGCTCGGCGGGCACCTGCAACACGATGGGCACCGCATCGACGATGGCCTGCATGGCTGAGGCGCTTGGTACGTCGCTGCCGCATAACGCGGCGATTCCCGCAGTCGACTCGCGCCGCTACGTGCTCGCGCATATGTCAGGCATGCGGATCGTCCAGATGGCGCTGGAGGACCTGAAGCTGTCGAAGATCCTCACGCGCGAGGCGTTCCTGAACGCGATTCGCGTCAATGCGGCGATCGGCGGCTCGACCAATGCGGTGATTCATCTGAAGGCGATCGCGGGGCGCATCGGTATCGATCTCGAACTCGACGACTGGGTACGCATCGGCCGTGACACGCCGACGATCGTCGACCTGATGCCGTCCGGCCGTTTCCTGATGGAAGAGTTTTATTACGCGGGCGGCCTGCCGGCTGTGCTGCGCCGGCTCGGCGAAGCGGACCTGCTGCCGTATCCGGGCGCGTTGACGGTCAACGGCAAGTCGCTGTGGGACAACGTGAAGGACGCGCCCAACACCAACGACGAAGTGATCCGTCCGCTTGACCGGCCACTCGTCGCTGATGGCGGCATCCGCGTGCTGCGCGGTAATCTCGCGCCGCGCGGCGCGGTACTTAAGCCGTCGGCGGCGACGCCCGAGTTGCTCAAGCATCGCGGACGCGCGGTCGTGTTCGAGAACCTGGAGCACTACAAAGCGCGCATCGTCGACGAGACGCTCGACGTCGACGCGAATTCGGTGCTAGTGATGAAGAACTGCGGGCCGAAGGGTTATCCGGGCATGGCCGAAGTCGGCAACATGGGCCTGCCGCCGAAGCTGCTGAAGCAGGGCGTGAAGGATATGGTGCGCATTTCCGATGCGCGCATGAGTGGAACCGCATACGGCACGGTGGTGCTGCACGTGACGCCGGAAGCAGCGGCCGGCGGTCCGCTCGCCGCGGTACAGGACGGCGACTGGATCGAACTCGATTGCGACGCGGGCACGCTGCACCTCGACATCAGCGACGCGGAACTCGCTCGCCGTCTCGCGCAGCATGTGCCGCCGCAACCGCCTGAAGGTGGCGGCTACCGGCGACTTTATATCGATCATGTGCTGCAGGCCGATGAAGGTTGCGATCTCGACTTCCTTGTGGGGTGTCGAGGGTCAGCGGTGCCGCGTCATTCGCATTGA
- a CDS encoding porin — MKLKSSSAIALAVFATAAHAQSSVTLYGVVDTGLLYQNTSAATFLPHAPNTGAIFQLKDGGIYSSYWGMKGAEDIGGGYKVNFKLQGAFNTTNGKFGLSDTPGVTAIFNQFATVGLSGPFGTFDAGRQIVPMIYAMAETDVRGAQYFGSILTAWLGINQAAGWPGTSTNAPIGALYDSNALVYNSPKFYGASLALEYAPGGVAGHFQGGTRESAVLKYSNYGLNLSAVYYNGHDTNPFPLTYPAAPAIPATGVANNRLYYFGAMYTIAGFSVSASYGVGKNPAHSNTANFEMISGGLGYQFNPRFKITSGYYYLNDKNHSANHSTEIAVGAEYNLSQRTKAYAQVGYVANRGTMNQTIVYGAPVAPGVNTTAAMVGIRHTF; from the coding sequence ATGAAGTTGAAGTCAAGCAGCGCGATCGCGTTGGCTGTCTTTGCCACCGCAGCCCATGCGCAATCATCAGTGACGCTCTACGGCGTAGTCGATACAGGGCTGCTGTATCAGAACACTTCGGCGGCTACCTTTCTGCCGCATGCGCCGAACACGGGCGCGATTTTTCAGTTGAAGGACGGCGGCATCTATTCGAGCTACTGGGGTATGAAGGGCGCCGAAGACATCGGCGGCGGCTACAAGGTCAACTTCAAGCTGCAAGGTGCATTCAACACCACGAACGGCAAGTTCGGTTTGTCCGACACGCCGGGCGTCACCGCGATCTTCAACCAGTTCGCGACGGTGGGCCTATCCGGGCCCTTCGGTACCTTCGACGCTGGCCGGCAGATCGTTCCGATGATCTACGCGATGGCGGAAACCGACGTTCGCGGCGCGCAGTATTTCGGCAGTATTCTGACGGCCTGGCTTGGTATCAATCAGGCGGCCGGCTGGCCTGGCACCAGCACGAACGCGCCGATCGGCGCCTTGTACGACAGCAATGCGCTCGTCTATAACTCGCCGAAATTTTATGGCGCGTCGCTCGCGCTCGAGTACGCGCCGGGCGGTGTCGCCGGCCATTTCCAGGGCGGCACGCGCGAGTCGGCCGTGCTCAAGTACTCGAACTACGGTCTGAATCTGTCCGCCGTGTATTACAACGGCCATGATACCAACCCGTTCCCGCTGACTTACCCGGCGGCGCCCGCTATCCCTGCGACCGGTGTCGCAAACAATCGCCTCTACTACTTCGGGGCGATGTACACGATCGCCGGGTTCTCGGTGTCGGCCTCGTATGGCGTCGGCAAGAATCCGGCCCATAGCAACACGGCGAACTTCGAAATGATCTCGGGGGGCCTCGGCTACCAGTTCAATCCGCGTTTCAAGATCACGTCCGGCTACTACTACCTGAACGATAAAAACCACTCGGCGAACCATTCGACCGAAATCGCCGTGGGGGCGGAATACAACCTGTCGCAGAGAACCAAGGCGTACGCGCAAGTGGGTTATGTCGCTAACAGGGGCACCATGAACCAGACCATCGTCTATGGCGCCCCGGTTGCGCCTGGCGTGAACACCACAGCGGCGATGGTCGGCATCCGCCACACCTTCTGA
- a CDS encoding succinylglutamate desuccinylase/aspartoacylase family protein, with amino-acid sequence MQTQTHSLIAPSLGTARELTSFHYGPGGGQKIYIQSSLHADELPGMLVSWSLRRKLAVLEAAGKLRGEVVIVPVPNPIGLNQHLLGQMLGRFEAGSAQNFNRNFYDLAELVLPVIESRLSGDIDANRAAIRTAMREALDAQQPTTELASQRLALQKLSYDADVVLDLHCDWEAAMHLYTNPDLWPEVEPLARYLDAKASLLALNSVGNPFDEIHSFCWSDLRGRFGERFPIPNGGISVTIELRGQRDVSYEYAEKDAQAIIEYLTSRGVVDGEPAPLPPLEFAATPLAGAEPLVAPISGVLVYRCEVGSWVDVGHEIADIIDPLTDRVVTIKNTVAGVLYARHLARFATAGLEFARIAGATPFRSGSLLSN; translated from the coding sequence ATGCAAACCCAGACCCATTCGCTGATTGCCCCGTCGCTTGGCACCGCCCGCGAACTGACGAGTTTCCACTACGGTCCCGGCGGCGGACAGAAGATCTATATCCAGTCGTCGCTGCACGCGGACGAACTGCCCGGCATGTTGGTGTCGTGGTCGCTGCGACGCAAGCTGGCCGTGCTCGAAGCCGCGGGCAAGCTGCGCGGCGAAGTCGTGATCGTGCCGGTGCCGAATCCGATCGGCCTGAACCAGCATCTGCTCGGCCAGATGCTCGGCCGCTTCGAAGCCGGCAGCGCGCAGAACTTCAACCGCAACTTCTACGACCTCGCCGAGCTCGTGCTGCCGGTCATCGAGTCGCGCCTCTCCGGCGACATCGACGCGAACCGCGCGGCCATCCGCACCGCGATGCGCGAAGCGCTCGACGCGCAGCAGCCGACCACCGAACTCGCCTCGCAACGCCTCGCGCTGCAAAAGCTCTCGTACGATGCTGACGTCGTGCTCGATCTGCATTGCGATTGGGAAGCCGCGATGCACCTGTATACGAACCCGGACCTGTGGCCCGAAGTCGAGCCGCTCGCGCGCTATCTGGACGCGAAGGCGTCGCTGCTCGCGCTGAACTCGGTCGGCAATCCGTTCGACGAGATCCACAGCTTCTGCTGGTCGGATCTGCGCGGTCGCTTCGGCGAGCGCTTCCCGATTCCGAACGGCGGGATCTCGGTCACGATCGAGCTGCGCGGTCAGCGCGACGTCTCGTACGAGTACGCGGAAAAGGACGCGCAGGCGATCATCGAATATCTGACTTCGCGCGGCGTGGTCGACGGCGAGCCGGCGCCGCTGCCGCCGCTCGAATTCGCGGCGACGCCGCTCGCGGGCGCCGAGCCGCTCGTCGCGCCGATCAGCGGCGTGCTCGTGTATCGCTGTGAAGTCGGCTCGTGGGTGGACGTGGGCCACGAAATCGCGGACATCATCGATCCGTTGACGGACCGAGTCGTCACGATCAAGAACACCGTGGCCGGCGTGCTGTACGCGCGGCACCTGGCGCGCTTCGCGACGGCCGGACTTGAGTTCGCGCGCATTGCCGGCGCGACGCCGTTCCGCAGCGGCTCGTTGTTGAGCAACTGA
- a CDS encoding 3-(methylthio)propionyl-CoA ligase, translating into MQGLMMQQPLLVAALLTHAERHHGEQEIVSRRVEGDIHRYSYRHLAQRARRMANALSTLGVGRGERVATLAWNGYRHMELYFAVSGSGSVLHTLNPRLHVDQLAYIIDHAEDRVVFFDLNFLPLIESVASRVKSPKVFVAMTDRAHMPQAGDLGAMLMCYEDLIDLHDDVFEWPLLDENSASSLCYTSGTTGNPKGVLYSHRSTVLHTYAAALPDSLNCSARDVILPVVPMFHVNAWGLPYIACMVGAKLVFPGPALDGESLYELIETEHVTLSAGVPTVWQGLLAHVDALGGTFSSMRRTVIGGAPCPTAMAEAFQKRHRVEVLHAWGMTELSPIGTVCSFKAHQQSLPMAEQYKVQAKQGRALFGIDMRIVGSRGNELPWDGETAGDLQVRGHWVTQQYFGADVASPLSDGWFPTGDIATIDRHGFMQITDRSKDVIKSGGEWISSAAIENVAYLHPEVTTAVCIAARHPKWDERPLLLVVKKPGSELASDELLSFFNGRVARWWTPDAVVFVDTVPIGATGKVLKNQLRDQFGSYYLSA; encoded by the coding sequence ATGCAAGGCTTGATGATGCAGCAACCGCTGCTGGTCGCTGCGCTGCTCACGCACGCGGAGCGCCATCACGGCGAACAGGAAATCGTGTCGCGACGCGTGGAAGGGGACATCCATCGTTATTCGTATCGGCACCTCGCGCAGCGCGCGCGCCGCATGGCCAACGCGCTGTCGACGCTCGGTGTCGGTCGGGGCGAGCGCGTCGCGACGCTCGCGTGGAACGGCTATCGCCACATGGAGCTGTATTTCGCCGTGTCGGGTTCCGGGTCAGTGCTGCATACGCTGAACCCGCGGCTGCACGTCGACCAGCTCGCGTACATCATCGATCACGCGGAAGACCGTGTGGTGTTCTTCGACCTGAACTTTCTGCCGCTGATCGAGAGCGTCGCGTCACGGGTGAAGAGCCCGAAGGTATTCGTGGCCATGACCGATCGCGCGCACATGCCGCAAGCGGGCGACCTGGGCGCCATGCTGATGTGCTACGAGGATCTGATCGATCTTCACGACGACGTTTTCGAATGGCCTCTGCTCGACGAGAACAGCGCGTCGTCGCTGTGCTACACGTCGGGCACCACCGGCAATCCGAAGGGCGTGCTGTATAGCCACCGCTCGACGGTGCTGCACACCTACGCGGCGGCGCTGCCCGATTCGCTGAACTGTTCCGCGCGCGACGTGATCCTGCCGGTCGTGCCGATGTTCCATGTGAACGCCTGGGGACTGCCCTACATCGCCTGCATGGTCGGCGCGAAGCTGGTGTTTCCGGGTCCGGCGCTCGACGGCGAGTCGCTCTACGAACTGATCGAAACAGAACACGTGACACTGTCGGCCGGTGTGCCGACCGTGTGGCAGGGACTGCTCGCGCATGTCGATGCACTGGGCGGAACCTTCTCGTCGATGCGGCGCACGGTGATCGGCGGCGCGCCGTGTCCGACCGCGATGGCCGAAGCGTTCCAGAAGCGCCATCGGGTCGAGGTGCTGCACGCGTGGGGCATGACCGAATTGAGCCCGATCGGCACGGTTTGCAGCTTCAAGGCGCATCAGCAGTCGTTGCCGATGGCGGAGCAGTACAAGGTTCAGGCGAAACAGGGACGTGCGCTGTTCGGCATCGACATGAGAATCGTCGGCTCCCGTGGCAACGAATTGCCGTGGGACGGCGAGACGGCTGGTGATCTGCAGGTGCGCGGTCACTGGGTCACGCAGCAATACTTCGGCGCCGACGTTGCGTCGCCGCTCAGCGACGGCTGGTTTCCGACCGGCGACATCGCGACGATCGACCGGCACGGCTTCATGCAGATCACCGATCGCAGCAAGGACGTGATCAAGTCGGGCGGCGAATGGATCAGTTCGGCGGCTATCGAAAACGTCGCGTATCTGCATCCGGAAGTCACGACTGCCGTCTGTATCGCGGCACGGCACCCGAAGTGGGACGAACGGCCGCTGCTGCTGGTCGTGAAGAAGCCCGGCAGCGAGCTGGCGAGCGATGAACTGCTGTCCTTCTTCAACGGCCGGGTCGCGCGCTGGTGGACGCCCGATGCAGTGGTGTTCGTCGACACGGTTCCTATCGGCGCGACGGGCAAGGTACTCAAGAACCAGTTACGCGATCAATTCGGGAGCTACTACCTGTCGGCCTGA
- a CDS encoding MFS transporter: MSMNSVTTADAVARHASRSSVSRLILATSIGNALEFYDLVVYGYFAAVLSRTFFPVHDRTVSLLLTLGTFALSYLARPIGALALGSFSDRKGRKASLTLSIAMMTLGTAMIALMPSYAAIGVLAPIGVFASRLLQGFSAGGEFGSSTAFLIEHAPQRKGFMASWQFSSQGASTLLASLFGAVLTSTLTTEQLEGWGWRIPFLFGMLIGPVGLYIRRRIDETPEFERAEKSAAPVRELLATQKEQVLVSIGALVLTTTANYMLLYMPTYAARQLGLAPSSGFIATLVAGLIMMVLTPIVGHLSDKVGRMRIMLSAGVLFFATVYPAFMLMNAHPSLGSLLAAVTWVALLKATYFAPIPAMMSELFPTRTRTTGMAFGYNIGTTIFGGFTPLAVASLIAATGNNLAPGLYLMFAAVLSLFTLMWARVRLHAR; the protein is encoded by the coding sequence ATGAGCATGAACTCCGTCACCACCGCCGACGCCGTCGCGCGGCACGCCTCGCGCTCGAGCGTATCGCGGCTGATTCTCGCGACCTCGATCGGCAACGCGCTGGAGTTCTACGATCTCGTCGTGTACGGGTACTTCGCGGCCGTGCTGTCGCGTACGTTCTTCCCGGTGCACGACCGCACCGTGTCGCTGCTGCTCACGCTCGGCACCTTCGCGCTCTCGTATCTCGCTCGACCGATCGGCGCGCTCGCGCTCGGCTCGTTCAGCGACCGCAAAGGCCGCAAGGCATCGCTGACTTTGTCAATTGCGATGATGACGCTCGGCACCGCCATGATCGCGCTAATGCCGTCGTATGCGGCAATCGGCGTGCTCGCGCCGATCGGCGTATTCGCGTCGCGGCTGTTGCAGGGATTCTCGGCCGGCGGCGAATTCGGCAGCTCGACCGCGTTTCTGATCGAGCATGCACCGCAGCGCAAAGGCTTCATGGCGAGCTGGCAGTTCTCGAGCCAGGGCGCGAGCACGCTACTCGCGTCGCTGTTCGGCGCGGTGTTGACGAGCACGCTGACGACCGAGCAACTCGAAGGCTGGGGCTGGCGCATTCCGTTCCTGTTCGGCATGCTGATCGGTCCGGTGGGGCTCTACATTCGACGCCGCATCGACGAAACGCCGGAGTTCGAGCGCGCGGAGAAGTCCGCCGCGCCGGTGCGCGAACTGCTCGCGACGCAAAAGGAGCAGGTGCTCGTGTCGATCGGCGCGCTCGTGCTGACAACCACGGCCAACTACATGCTGCTCTACATGCCGACGTACGCGGCGCGACAACTGGGGCTCGCGCCGTCGTCGGGCTTCATCGCGACGCTCGTGGCCGGTCTGATCATGATGGTGCTCACGCCGATCGTCGGTCATCTGTCCGACAAGGTGGGCCGCATGCGCATCATGCTCAGCGCCGGCGTGCTGTTCTTCGCGACCGTCTACCCGGCCTTCATGCTGATGAACGCGCACCCGTCACTCGGCTCGTTGCTGGCCGCGGTCACGTGGGTCGCGTTGCTGAAGGCAACCTATTTCGCGCCGATTCCGGCCATGATGTCCGAACTGTTCCCGACCCGCACGCGCACGACCGGCATGGCGTTCGGCTACAACATCGGCACCACCATATTCGGCGGCTTCACGCCGCTCGCCGTCGCCTCGCTGATCGCGGCGACCGGCAATAATCTCGCACCCGGCCTCTATCTGATGTTCGCGGCTGTACTCAGCCTTTTCACCCTGATGTGGGCACGCGTGCGACTGCACGCCCGCTAA
- a CDS encoding Rieske (2Fe-2S) protein: MSRQIVVGVAGELAPGQRKLAFIDGRSIVLFNIEGRLHAIDNACPHNGAALAGGQLEGCVLRCPAHGLRFDVRTGCMPGTGGLNVTTFPVAIVDSKVVVSLDEPNATPSQA, translated from the coding sequence ATGTCACGTCAGATCGTGGTGGGTGTCGCCGGTGAGCTCGCGCCGGGCCAGCGCAAGCTGGCCTTCATCGATGGCCGCAGCATCGTGCTGTTCAACATCGAAGGCAGGCTCCACGCCATCGACAACGCGTGTCCGCACAACGGAGCCGCACTCGCGGGCGGCCAGCTGGAAGGCTGCGTGTTGCGCTGCCCGGCGCACGGCCTGCGGTTCGACGTGCGCACGGGCTGCATGCCGGGAACCGGCGGATTGAATGTGACGACCTTCCCGGTCGCAATAGTGGATTCAAAGGTAGTGGTGAGTCTCGACGAGCCGAACGCGACGCCCTCGCAGGCATGA
- a CDS encoding serine hydrolase domain-containing protein — translation MQDRLQQAVQFAVDHESLWDRHVGGAWGVHVNDPPPWNRLLGPVHDRGPVSGAIAVDGRVLTRWGEPDRADLTFSVAKMYLALIAGVAHDRGLLPDVDEPVRVRVPNIGFDDEHNAPITWAHLLQQTSEWRGTYFGLSDQADHYRAVNFAAPPDGRKGDLRPPQRPGTYWEYNDVRINQFSLALLHLFRQPLPEVFREAIMRPSGASENWQWVGYDNAWIEIDGRRMQSVPGGTHWGGGVSISANDQLKVAQMLLNDGVANGQRVLSSEWIARMRTPCAIAPFYGYLVWLNTDRKVFPNVPESSYFGVGAGSSFTWIEPERRMTVVVRWLNPAAANEFFGLVLDAVDAMSDVSR, via the coding sequence ATGCAAGACCGTTTGCAGCAAGCCGTGCAGTTCGCGGTGGATCATGAATCGCTTTGGGACCGCCACGTAGGCGGCGCATGGGGTGTGCACGTGAACGATCCGCCGCCCTGGAACAGGCTGCTCGGTCCCGTGCATGATCGCGGGCCGGTGTCCGGCGCGATTGCTGTTGACGGCCGTGTGCTAACGCGCTGGGGCGAACCCGACCGCGCCGATCTGACCTTCAGCGTAGCGAAGATGTACCTCGCGCTCATCGCCGGTGTCGCGCACGATCGCGGCCTGCTGCCCGACGTCGACGAGCCGGTGCGCGTGCGCGTGCCCAACATCGGCTTCGACGACGAACACAACGCGCCGATCACCTGGGCGCATCTGCTGCAGCAAACCAGCGAATGGCGCGGCACGTACTTTGGTTTGTCGGATCAGGCGGACCACTATCGCGCCGTCAATTTCGCCGCCCCGCCCGATGGCCGGAAGGGCGACCTGCGCCCGCCGCAACGGCCGGGCACGTACTGGGAATACAACGACGTACGCATCAACCAGTTCTCGCTCGCGCTGCTGCACCTGTTCCGTCAGCCGCTGCCAGAGGTGTTTCGCGAAGCGATCATGCGGCCTTCGGGTGCCAGCGAAAACTGGCAATGGGTCGGCTACGACAACGCCTGGATCGAGATCGACGGCCGACGCATGCAGTCGGTGCCGGGCGGCACGCACTGGGGCGGCGGCGTGTCGATCAGCGCGAACGACCAGTTGAAGGTCGCGCAGATGCTGCTCAACGACGGCGTCGCCAATGGCCAGCGGGTGCTGTCGTCCGAATGGATCGCGCGCATGCGCACGCCGTGCGCGATCGCGCCGTTCTATGGCTACCTCGTGTGGCTCAACACCGATCGCAAGGTGTTTCCGAACGTGCCGGAGTCGAGCTATTTCGGCGTCGGTGCGGGCAGTTCGTTCACGTGGATCGAACCGGAACGGCGCATGACGGTGGTCGTGCGCTGGCTGAATCCGGCCGCGGCGAACGAGTTTTTCGGGCTCGTGCTCGACGCGGTCGATGCGATGAGCGATGTAAGCCGCTAG